The sequence GATGCCTTGTAGAACCAGATGAGGACAGTCACTGGGAGCCAGTTTGGAGAGTTGCTCTGTAAAACATAACACAGATCTTTTGTTAGGCTCAAATAAATTGGACGTGACGAGTAAAGAGTGCAGTGCTTTCAGAGGTTTCAGGCACATACCAGCATAAAAATGATAGAAAGGCCACCAGACCGCACTGTTTGGGATGTAAGTGATTAAAGAAGCAGCGTATCCTCTGTAGAAGCCCCGGCAACCATCAGCAGCATAAATCTGACTCATAATGCTCCTGGTTTGGCCGAACAGTACTTTTCGCTTTCCAGCCTCTGTGTGGGTGTTGAGTTGAAAGCGGGAGAGGTGCGCCCCCTGGCCCTGCATCATCAGCTGCTGAGAGACCACATCTATTGGAACGGTGATGCTCTGAGCAATGAGCGAAGCCGAGCCGCCGGCCACCAGCGACTTCATGGTGTTGTCCTCTGTATACTGGGAGACATGCCTTCTCACCAGTTCGTAGGTGGTTATGTAAGCCTGCCCTGAGATGAGTGTGAAGGAGTTGACCATGAAGCCACGGTAGAGGCCCCGTACGCCCTCTGCCCGCAGGATCTTGAAGAAGGCGTCAAAAGTGCCGGCATAGAGTGACGTGCCCCTCTGCACCTGCAACCGTGTGCGGATGAGTGTTGCTGGGTAGACCGTGGCACGGATGGTCATCGTCATGAACACCCCGAAAGAGTAGAACTTCCTCTTGTCGAGGTCCTCCCACTCGATGATCTGGATGTTTCTCTTCTGCTGCATCCTGACAGCTGTAGGGGCGACCTCATCCAACTGAATCCTGCCTGAGAGATCAAAAGCAAACAACAGTGTCATCAGTAAAAGagtttaaacaaatattaaggCTGGTTTTTGAGACTGGAAATGGGAGTTTACAGCAAACAAATGATTCTACAACATTTCCATGAAGCAGGCATCAAGACATAATGTACCACTAACACATATACCATGTAatacacatgaaaacattagTTTAGCTTCATTCCACTTTCtggtattgtgttgtgtttattacgtagaatttaatttaatataatccAAGAGTTATGGGATGGTTTAAAACATGCCTGAACGCTTCTCTCAGGACCCAGGAGTTGTGtaagtggagaaaaaaatacttcCTGGAACCACGTCCAAATGTCATTGGCTCTCCCGTGTGTCCTGCCACGCCCCTCCCTCAGAAATATTGATTGAGTCACTTATTTtgtttgcgtaatcctgcacactaataaacacacagataaaacaCGTGACCTCCTCCACAGCTGATATGATAACAGTGATGTAACTACAACCTTGTGACGCGATGAACCCAGTTGATAACAGCACTTATGTGTATATGCAGCCCTTCCTTCATCTCTGCTGAGAAGAACCAGCCTGTAATCTAATAACTGTGACTTCTAATGTCACCTTAATAACATTTACCTGCTCTAATCTATGAGAGAGTCGATTTACTGGTCCCAGAACAGCTGATTATCATCCCACTAGTTTCTGTTTGACCCCAGTGATAGCATCGGCTAGAGGACACAGTGTACCGAGGCGCAGTGAGGCCGACCGGGATTGACAGTATCCATCCTGCTATAGCTACTTGAGACCATTACAGCACCCACAGAGTTAAACATGatcattaaatgaaatgttgcaTATGAGAAAACGCTGGTTTCGATCTTCTGGGTGCTCTAATGTCGCGTGTTAGCCTCCAGCAAGCTAGCTCTGCCTAGAGTTAGCATCCCGTTTGAAACACTCACCTTTCCGGACAGATGTTTAATTCAGAATCATGTCCTGAGTGCGACTCGGGCTCGAGCCGTCATGTCGACAGGAGATGGAAACAAGCGAGTCAAGCTAGCGCCGTCGTTTCGCTGTTTAACTTTaacttgtttgtgttctgtaGCGAGGTTAGCCACTTCCTAGCTAACGAGCTAGCAGTCAGATCGCTTCCTCTTCCCATTCAAACGCCATGCAGCTAAAACGGCCAATC comes from Platichthys flesus chromosome 1, fPlaFle2.1, whole genome shotgun sequence and encodes:
- the LOC133962636 gene encoding solute carrier family 25 member 44-like, with amino-acid sequence MQQKRNIQIIEWEDLDKRKFYSFGVFMTMTIRATVYPATLIRTRLQVQRGTSLYAGTFDAFFKILRAEGVRGLYRGFMVNSFTLISGQAYITTYELVRRHVSQYTEDNTMKSLVAGGSASLIAQSITVPIDVVSQQLMMQGQGAHLSRFQLNTHTEAGKRKVLFGQTRSIMSQIYAADGCRGFYRGYAASLITYIPNSAVWWPFYHFYAEQLSKLAPSDCPHLVLQGIAGPLAAATASTVTNPMDVVRARVQVEGRSSVIETFRQLIREEGCWGLTKGLSARIISSTPTAIVMVVGYETLKKMSLRPELVDSRHW